One window from the genome of Candidatus Zixiibacteriota bacterium encodes:
- a CDS encoding VWA domain-containing protein: MKRFVLGSVALLAAAAAVFAAQIIGPPDDQFDMSRITPGPLVASTFAADTAVNITLDPSSYPIIEMYVDVLDNSGYPIPGLTAGDFCVTQDGAPVPFQVTEVGSQGCPTAICLVIDQSGSMASYGAMELAKNAARQFVRNMDAFDRVALVPFSSCTSVLQDFTSDTTLLLSRITSLIASGSTALFDGIWLGEDITAPQQGARAVISFTDGGENNSDVCGYPPDGSYYDGTYADDSVIIVNKALAAGIPLYGITVGSGAWADPLIAFAGGSGGYYMHAPSAADIDSLYSRIKTTLCSRYLITFTSPDTVMDGTQHQVVVCQGGTLCTPCDTGWYNEPCPPVIVRTQATIDLEAVCQPAATGLSVCALVADTCAPFLSNVTLFWRYANPAVGPYNSAAMVSAGGNEYCYTIPGGLLPLGTSGIDYYVTASDGEATVSVPAANPQNYPYAVAICPNYAPEITGVAVDCEAGGDAVVAALITDTLDYVDHAVLFYRQAGDILYDSVLMANTGGSNWEGVIPSEVTAGWFDYVVRAWDNFGVMAQYGPLTDSCGDGDEPVPTNEWINVYCGYPLLNGVPLSPGDVIRAYDPDGVLCGMDVVRPDGSFGFMPIYREEPYNPGDQGAEPGDLITFFINGVEAQADPEVYWTANGDGFEVCAFTTCQTFTLDAGWHLISWNREWSGSIEDFFALLGKPGPCIEVILGFDRGAQTYDPDLPEFSTLHGLDYHFGYWFLLNCPITFDICGPRVDPTDFITMWPDWNLVSYWPTEELAPPDALASVYGCLMVAVGFDGGGLIHVPGDDPYNTLATMGPGFGYWLKGECGGTLLYPGWTGPVPPLLPRTAAAAPEVPPSRTWLSLYGSNLTLDGAALGDAVFEVFGASGVRCGVGRYSDGLLRFTPVYGYDATSATTAQYPKAGERLTLTVNGERVATPLVWTDQGDRVRLSALTREAGGALPLSYGLAQNYPNPFNPTTAISFTLAAAGPVKLKVINLLGQTVATLVDGPLAQGSHTVTWDASAMASGTYFYRLTAGAFTQTKKMVLLK; this comes from the coding sequence ATGAAGAGATTTGTTCTTGGCAGTGTGGCGCTCTTGGCGGCGGCCGCGGCGGTGTTTGCGGCCCAGATAATCGGCCCGCCGGACGATCAGTTCGACATGAGCAGGATTACGCCGGGGCCGCTCGTGGCGTCGACTTTTGCCGCTGACACGGCCGTAAATATCACGCTCGATCCCTCCAGCTACCCGATCATCGAGATGTACGTGGACGTGCTGGACAATTCGGGGTACCCAATTCCGGGGCTGACGGCGGGGGATTTCTGCGTGACGCAGGACGGAGCGCCGGTCCCCTTCCAGGTAACGGAGGTCGGATCGCAGGGGTGCCCGACCGCGATCTGCCTTGTGATTGACCAGAGCGGGAGCATGGCATCGTACGGGGCAATGGAGTTGGCGAAAAATGCAGCCCGGCAGTTCGTGCGCAACATGGACGCTTTTGACCGGGTGGCGCTCGTGCCCTTCTCGAGCTGCACGTCGGTGCTGCAGGATTTTACCAGCGACACGACGCTGCTGCTTTCGCGTATCACCAGCCTGATCGCCTCCGGTTCGACCGCCCTGTTCGACGGTATCTGGCTGGGCGAGGATATCACTGCTCCCCAGCAGGGCGCCCGCGCTGTGATTTCATTCACCGACGGCGGTGAGAATAACAGCGACGTCTGCGGGTACCCGCCCGACGGAAGCTACTACGACGGCACCTATGCCGACGATTCAGTGATCATCGTGAACAAGGCGCTGGCGGCCGGGATCCCGCTGTACGGGATCACGGTGGGCTCCGGGGCGTGGGCGGATCCGCTGATCGCCTTTGCCGGCGGATCCGGCGGATACTACATGCACGCACCTTCGGCCGCGGATATCGACTCGCTTTACTCGCGGATCAAGACAACGCTGTGCAGCCGTTACCTGATCACGTTCACGAGTCCGGACACGGTAATGGACGGCACGCAGCACCAGGTCGTGGTCTGCCAGGGCGGGACTCTGTGCACACCCTGCGATACGGGCTGGTACAACGAGCCCTGTCCGCCGGTGATCGTGCGGACGCAGGCGACGATCGACCTGGAAGCGGTCTGCCAGCCGGCGGCGACGGGGCTGTCCGTTTGTGCGCTCGTCGCCGACACCTGCGCTCCGTTCCTGAGCAACGTGACGCTGTTCTGGCGCTATGCCAACCCGGCGGTGGGTCCGTACAACTCGGCGGCCATGGTCAGCGCCGGCGGAAATGAGTACTGCTACACCATTCCGGGCGGTTTGCTGCCCCTCGGCACGTCGGGGATCGACTACTACGTGACGGCCTCGGACGGCGAGGCGACGGTGTCGGTGCCCGCGGCAAACCCGCAGAACTACCCGTACGCGGTGGCGATCTGTCCCAACTACGCCCCGGAGATCACCGGCGTCGCGGTCGACTGCGAGGCGGGCGGCGATGCCGTGGTGGCGGCGCTGATCACCGATACCCTCGACTACGTTGACCACGCGGTGCTGTTCTACCGCCAGGCGGGGGATATCCTGTACGACAGTGTGCTGATGGCGAACACCGGCGGGTCGAATTGGGAGGGCGTGATCCCATCGGAAGTGACCGCGGGATGGTTCGACTACGTCGTGCGGGCCTGGGACAATTTCGGCGTGATGGCGCAGTACGGACCGCTGACCGATTCGTGCGGCGACGGCGACGAGCCGGTGCCGACCAACGAGTGGATCAACGTGTACTGCGGCTATCCGCTGTTGAACGGCGTGCCGCTTTCGCCGGGGGATGTGATCCGGGCGTATGATCCGGACGGGGTGCTGTGCGGGATGGACGTCGTGAGGCCGGACGGATCGTTCGGATTCATGCCGATCTACCGCGAGGAGCCGTACAATCCGGGCGACCAGGGGGCGGAGCCGGGCGACCTGATCACGTTCTTCATCAACGGCGTTGAGGCGCAGGCCGACCCGGAGGTCTACTGGACCGCCAACGGCGACGGATTCGAGGTGTGCGCGTTCACCACCTGCCAGACGTTCACGCTCGATGCCGGGTGGCACCTGATTTCGTGGAACCGGGAGTGGAGCGGGTCGATCGAGGACTTTTTCGCGCTGTTGGGAAAGCCGGGGCCGTGCATCGAAGTGATCCTCGGGTTCGACCGGGGGGCGCAGACGTACGATCCGGACCTTCCGGAATTCTCGACGCTCCACGGTCTCGACTACCACTTCGGGTACTGGTTCCTGCTGAACTGCCCGATCACGTTCGACATTTGCGGACCGCGGGTGGATCCGACCGATTTCATCACGATGTGGCCGGACTGGAACCTGGTGTCGTACTGGCCGACGGAGGAGCTGGCGCCGCCGGACGCCCTGGCCTCGGTCTACGGTTGCCTGATGGTGGCGGTCGGGTTTGACGGCGGCGGTTTGATACACGTGCCGGGGGATGATCCGTACAATACGCTCGCGACCATGGGTCCGGGGTTCGGCTACTGGCTGAAAGGTGAGTGCGGGGGTACGCTGCTCTATCCCGGCTGGACGGGCCCGGTGCCGCCGCTCCTGCCGCGGACGGCGGCGGCGGCGCCCGAGGTGCCGCCCTCGCGGACGTGGTTGTCGCTCTATGGGTCGAACCTGACCCTGGACGGCGCGGCGCTCGGGGACGCGGTCTTCGAAGTGTTCGGAGCGAGCGGGGTGCGCTGCGGCGTCGGCCGGTACAGCGACGGTCTGCTGCGGTTCACGCCGGTGTACGGGTATGACGCGACGAGCGCGACGACGGCGCAGTACCCGAAAGCGGGGGAGAGGTTGACGCTGACGGTCAACGGGGAGCGGGTGGCGACACCGCTGGTGTGGACGGACCAGGGCGACCGGGTGCGGCTGAGTGCGCTGACGCGGGAAGCAGGCGGCGCGCTGCCGCTGTCCTACGGGTTGGCGCAGAACTATCCGAACCCGTTCAACCCGACGACGGCGATCAGCTTCACGTTGGCGGCCGCCGGTCCGGTGAAGCTGAAGGTGATCAACCTGCTGGGGCAGACGGTGGCGACGCTGGTCGACGGTCCGCTGGCGCAGGGTTCGCACACGGTGACGTGGGATGCGAGCGCGATGGCGTCGGGGACGTATTTCTATCGTCTGACGGCGGGAGCGTTCACCCAGACGAAGAAGATGGTGCTGCTGAAGTAG
- a CDS encoding NfeD family protein produces MLIFATIFAVGFLTLLLSVIFGHDTDFHVDADAGGVGADGHGPGVINIKIIALLLVGFGAVGFGFRATAGWTMMKSSMAGLVGAAAVGAIGYLILRLFYASQASSTIGDEEIIGCEARLIDAIAGAEYGQAACVIRGREITFLARSADGRSIARNAPVRIVGKSGGVVTVAPTQNG; encoded by the coding sequence ATGCTCATCTTTGCCACCATTTTCGCAGTGGGGTTCCTGACCCTTCTGCTCAGCGTCATTTTCGGGCACGATACGGACTTCCACGTCGACGCCGACGCCGGCGGGGTCGGAGCCGACGGACACGGGCCGGGAGTCATCAACATCAAAATCATCGCCCTCCTCCTGGTCGGATTCGGGGCGGTCGGATTCGGGTTTCGGGCCACGGCAGGGTGGACGATGATGAAGTCGTCCATGGCGGGCCTGGTGGGGGCGGCGGCGGTCGGCGCCATCGGCTACCTCATTCTCCGGCTGTTCTACGCCAGCCAGGCGAGTTCGACGATCGGGGACGAGGAGATCATCGGGTGCGAGGCGCGTCTGATCGATGCGATCGCGGGCGCGGAGTACGGGCAGGCGGCGTGTGTCATCCGCGGCCGGGAGATCACCTTCCTGGCCCGGTCGGCGGACGGCCGGTCGATCGCCCGGAACGCACCGGTGCGGATCGTGGGCAAGTCGGGCGGCGTCGTGACCGTCGCGCCCACCCAAAACGGCTAG
- a CDS encoding AAA family ATPase, whose product MDKADKAPTAPVLALVGMPGSGKSTAAEMLAARGWATIRFGQVTIDEIAARGLTVDERNERAIREELRRVHGPDAYARLAMPKILAARETGRVLIDGLYSWSEYKYLHEALASRMLVLAITSARRIRYARLAGRSERPLTAEEARRRDFAEVENLEKGGPIAMADYTIVNDAALDDLRREVDRAIAFLFPS is encoded by the coding sequence ATGGACAAGGCGGATAAGGCGCCGACCGCACCGGTCCTGGCGCTCGTGGGTATGCCGGGGTCGGGAAAGTCGACCGCCGCGGAGATGCTGGCCGCGCGGGGGTGGGCGACGATCCGGTTCGGGCAGGTGACGATCGACGAAATCGCGGCGCGCGGGCTGACGGTCGATGAGCGCAACGAGCGGGCGATCCGCGAGGAACTGCGGCGCGTGCACGGTCCGGACGCCTACGCCCGGCTGGCCATGCCGAAGATCCTCGCAGCCCGGGAGACCGGGAGAGTGCTGATCGACGGGCTGTACTCGTGGTCGGAGTACAAGTACCTCCACGAGGCACTGGCCAGCCGGATGCTCGTGCTGGCGATCACCTCGGCCCGCAGGATCCGGTACGCCCGGCTGGCCGGCCGCAGCGAGCGGCCGCTCACGGCCGAGGAGGCGCGCCGGCGGGATTTCGCCGAGGTCGAGAACCTCGAAAAAGGCGGGCCGATCGCCATGGCCGACTACACTATCGTCAACGACGCCGCGCTCGACGACCTCCGGCGGGAGGTTGACCGGGCCATCGCGTTTCTCTTCCCCTCCTGA
- the mtaB gene encoding tRNA (N(6)-L-threonylcarbamoyladenosine(37)-C(2))-methylthiotransferase MtaB, with protein sequence MTEPVDAPRKTKVIRLQTVGCRLNQYETERMAAKLYPFGFRRAADGEPADLTVINTCTVTHRADADCRRLIRQAARRNPHGRIVVVGCYVDHDPEVIAGLEGVDVIVPNRDKDAIDRILPARLPDLFREAPDLSCSPFIEDFHNRNRAWVKISDGCNQWCSFCIVAIVRGRLANRPAADIAAEINALAAQGYREIVLTGVNIGYYRDRGREPQIRSLAGLCRFLLAETDLARLRLSSVEPQAVKDDLIEVFAESRGRLCRHFHLPLQSASSEILCAMRRPYNQAIYVQRASRLKAAVPGTTIGADVIVGFPGETEEHFEQTRRLAASGLIDYLHVFSYSDRPGTAAAALEGKVPAAEVRRRNRILADLSRRLQRANLERQVGRTLEVIAEHRSEPDGAYFALSDNYLRVKLPASAYRERALVPVAVTAAREDYLEGIPVGSPAPPA encoded by the coding sequence ATGACCGAGCCTGTCGACGCCCCGAGGAAAACAAAAGTCATCCGCCTCCAGACGGTCGGCTGCCGCCTCAACCAGTATGAAACCGAGCGGATGGCGGCCAAGCTCTACCCGTTCGGTTTTCGGCGGGCCGCTGACGGCGAGCCGGCCGACCTCACCGTCATCAACACCTGCACCGTCACCCATCGCGCCGATGCCGACTGCCGCCGCCTCATCCGCCAGGCCGCCCGCCGCAATCCCCACGGCCGCATCGTCGTCGTCGGCTGCTACGTCGACCACGACCCCGAGGTGATCGCCGGCCTTGAAGGAGTTGACGTCATCGTCCCCAACCGCGACAAAGACGCCATCGACCGCATCCTTCCCGCCCGTCTGCCCGACCTGTTCCGCGAGGCGCCCGACCTCTCCTGCTCCCCCTTCATCGAGGATTTCCACAATCGCAACCGCGCCTGGGTGAAAATATCGGACGGCTGCAATCAGTGGTGCTCTTTCTGCATCGTCGCCATCGTCCGCGGCCGGCTGGCCAACCGTCCCGCCGCCGACATCGCCGCCGAAATCAACGCCCTTGCCGCCCAGGGCTACCGCGAGATCGTCCTCACCGGCGTCAACATCGGCTACTACCGCGACCGGGGGCGCGAACCGCAGATCCGTTCGCTTGCCGGCCTCTGCCGGTTCCTCCTCGCCGAGACCGATCTCGCCCGCCTGCGCCTGTCATCGGTCGAGCCGCAGGCGGTCAAGGACGACCTCATCGAGGTCTTTGCCGAATCGCGCGGCCGCCTCTGCCGCCACTTCCATCTCCCCCTCCAGTCCGCCTCAAGCGAAATTCTCTGCGCCATGCGCCGCCCTTACAACCAGGCCATTTACGTCCAGCGCGCCTCGCGCCTCAAAGCGGCCGTCCCCGGCACCACCATCGGCGCCGACGTCATCGTCGGATTCCCCGGCGAGACCGAGGAGCACTTCGAGCAGACGCGCCGCCTGGCCGCCTCCGGTTTGATCGACTACCTCCACGTGTTCAGCTACAGCGACCGTCCCGGCACGGCCGCGGCCGCCTTGGAGGGCAAGGTTCCGGCCGCGGAAGTCCGCCGCCGCAACCGGATTCTCGCCGACCTCTCGCGGCGGCTCCAGCGCGCCAACCTCGAACGCCAGGTCGGCCGGACGCTGGAGGTCATCGCCGAGCACAGAAGCGAGCCCGACGGCGCCTACTTTGCCCTCTCCGACAACTATCTTCGGGTGAAACTCCCCGCTTCCGCCTACCGGGAGCGGGCGCTCGTGCCCGTGGCCGTCACCGCCGCGCGCGAGGACTACCTCGAGGGGATTCCCGTCGGTTCGCCCGCGCCGCCGGCCTAA
- a CDS encoding DNRLRE domain-containing protein gives MRKMMKVLVPVFMLALVVAGCSKGPVEPQTNMPLTASYALPIDAALESATLHIYVVGATNHPVTAHRVTAAWDEMTVTWNSFGAAFDAAVVDGFMTDAGWQTTDVTSLVQAWMNGTYANYGILLDEADDQTPRSIYASSESADFPTEDPWIEFCYTIGADPTVYCDTIVITEDTYISEYDPNTNFGENILLFTGRPYLDGTPVEKQTLLYFELEVTPPPLCAIGDFVWYDDNMNGIQDAGEMGVPGVTVQLMDCEGNVLDEMLTDANGYYLFDELQPGHYNIHFVLPAGYVWTLQDQGADDAVDSDVDANGTTICTELVAGEIDRTWDAGIYMPEQEGCTRTPGYWKNWSGFGPQPDMVTQYLPIWLGTPMGAKSIHVTNAQTAVELLGRTWGSSSNGILKLYCHLLAAKLNVAAGASADDLGTAIADADAFLAMYNWMDWDSLSKANKNMVNRWVGLLDDYNNGCIGPGHCDNDPYAAPCD, from the coding sequence ATGCGCAAGATGATGAAGGTTCTGGTTCCGGTGTTCATGCTGGCGCTGGTGGTTGCCGGCTGCAGCAAGGGTCCGGTGGAGCCGCAGACCAACATGCCGCTGACGGCCTCGTATGCGTTGCCGATCGATGCGGCGCTGGAGTCGGCGACGCTGCACATCTATGTTGTGGGCGCGACGAACCATCCGGTCACGGCGCACCGGGTCACCGCGGCCTGGGATGAGATGACGGTCACCTGGAACTCGTTCGGCGCGGCCTTCGATGCGGCCGTGGTTGACGGTTTCATGACCGATGCCGGCTGGCAGACGACCGACGTGACCTCGCTGGTGCAGGCCTGGATGAACGGGACCTACGCCAACTACGGGATTCTGCTGGACGAGGCCGACGATCAGACCCCGCGGTCGATTTACGCCTCGAGCGAAAGCGCTGACTTCCCGACGGAAGATCCGTGGATCGAGTTCTGCTACACGATCGGCGCCGATCCGACCGTCTACTGCGACACGATCGTGATCACGGAGGACACGTACATTTCCGAGTACGATCCGAACACCAATTTCGGCGAGAACATCCTTCTCTTCACCGGCCGGCCGTACCTTGACGGGACCCCGGTGGAGAAGCAGACCCTCCTGTACTTCGAGCTCGAAGTGACGCCGCCGCCGCTCTGCGCGATCGGCGACTTCGTGTGGTACGACGACAACATGAACGGCATCCAGGACGCCGGCGAGATGGGCGTTCCGGGCGTGACCGTGCAGTTGATGGATTGTGAGGGGAACGTCCTCGACGAGATGCTGACGGACGCGAACGGGTACTACCTGTTCGACGAGCTGCAGCCGGGCCACTACAACATCCACTTCGTGCTGCCGGCCGGCTATGTCTGGACGCTGCAGGACCAGGGCGCCGATGATGCGGTGGATTCGGATGTGGATGCGAACGGCACGACGATCTGCACGGAGCTGGTGGCCGGTGAAATCGACCGGACCTGGGACGCCGGGATCTACATGCCGGAGCAGGAAGGCTGCACGCGGACGCCCGGTTACTGGAAGAACTGGTCCGGATTCGGCCCGCAGCCGGACATGGTCACCCAGTACCTCCCGATCTGGCTCGGCACGCCTATGGGCGCCAAGAGCATCCACGTCACCAACGCCCAGACGGCGGTGGAATTGCTCGGCCGGACGTGGGGAAGCAGCTCGAACGGCATCCTCAAGCTGTACTGCCACCTGCTGGCCGCGAAGCTGAACGTGGCCGCGGGGGCGAGCGCCGATGACCTCGGCACGGCTATCGCCGACGCCGACGCTTTCCTGGCGATGTACAACTGGATGGATTGGGACTCGCTGTCGAAAGCGAACAAGAACATGGTCAACCGCTGGGTGGGCCTGCTCGACGACTACAACAACGGCTGCATTGGCCCCGGCCATTGCGACAATGATCCGTACGCGGCGCCCTGCGACTGA
- a CDS encoding LemA family protein produces the protein MKVLGIALAVILILVLAVAGWIWSGRGGLIDRSQAIDEKWAQVQNVYQRRFDLVPNLVASVDNFMERQQATLTEVIAMRQRVIDLTASAESALGSGNPALLDSLAGQLSRQLNSFINVVVERYPEIKGDQLYADLMTQLEGTENRIAQERRVYNEAVREYNVYRQRGVKALIAGAVFGFPYAREFFAAQSEAQTAPSVRDAFEKK, from the coding sequence ATGAAAGTTTTAGGCATTGCTCTGGCAGTCATTCTGATCCTGGTGCTCGCAGTAGCGGGCTGGATCTGGTCGGGACGCGGCGGCCTCATCGATCGCTCGCAGGCGATTGACGAAAAGTGGGCACAGGTGCAGAACGTCTATCAGCGGCGGTTTGACCTCGTGCCGAATCTCGTGGCTAGCGTGGACAATTTCATGGAACGGCAGCAGGCGACACTGACCGAGGTGATCGCCATGCGCCAGCGGGTGATCGACCTCACGGCCTCGGCCGAATCGGCCCTCGGCAGCGGCAACCCGGCCCTGCTCGACTCGCTTGCGGGACAGCTCTCGCGGCAGCTCAACTCGTTTATTAATGTGGTCGTCGAGCGGTATCCCGAGATCAAGGGGGACCAGTTGTACGCCGACCTGATGACGCAGCTTGAGGGAACCGAGAACCGGATCGCCCAGGAGCGCCGTGTGTACAACGAGGCCGTGCGGGAGTACAACGTCTATCGCCAGCGGGGGGTCAAGGCCCTCATTGCCGGAGCGGTGTTCGGATTTCCCTACGCGCGCGAGTTCTTCGCCGCCCAGTCGGAAGCCCAGACGGCTCCGAGCGTGCGCGACGCCTTTGAGAAGAAGTAG
- a CDS encoding T9SS type A sorting domain-containing protein, whose translation MATQLVSEPSPSPAGAAETLTVAGLAEATTYYFALKTADEVPNWSTISNCPSGITAADAAPPAAVVDLRASSGDADSTIDVVWTATGDDGLLGTAAAYEVRYSRTAISESNWSAATLWPSVITPLASGLEQRVTLTGLQPGEVYYVALKAYDDAANVSPLSNVDTGVAKYGIASDVDPDETLPGGYVLDQNFPNPFNPTTSIRFSVPAAGRAELTVYNTAGQEVTRLVDGALAAGEHTVTWDGRDRTGYPVASGVYYYRLAAGDQQHTKKMVLLK comes from the coding sequence ATGGCCACGCAGCTGGTTTCCGAGCCGTCGCCTTCCCCGGCCGGCGCCGCCGAGACGCTGACGGTCGCCGGCCTGGCCGAGGCCACTACCTACTACTTCGCCCTGAAGACGGCCGACGAGGTGCCCAACTGGTCGACGATCTCAAACTGCCCTTCCGGAATCACCGCCGCCGACGCCGCGCCGCCGGCCGCAGTTGTCGACCTTCGCGCCTCCTCCGGCGATGCCGACAGCACGATCGACGTTGTCTGGACGGCCACGGGCGACGATGGCCTTCTGGGCACGGCGGCCGCGTACGAAGTCCGCTACTCCCGCACTGCCATATCCGAGAGCAACTGGTCGGCGGCGACCCTCTGGCCCTCCGTCATCACCCCTCTCGCCTCCGGCCTCGAGCAGCGGGTCACCCTCACCGGCCTTCAGCCCGGCGAAGTCTACTATGTCGCCCTGAAGGCGTACGATGACGCGGCCAACGTCTCGCCGCTCTCGAATGTCGACACCGGCGTCGCCAAATACGGCATAGCTTCCGACGTCGATCCCGACGAGACTCTCCCCGGCGGTTACGTGCTGGACCAGAACTTCCCGAATCCGTTCAACCCGACCACGTCTATCCGTTTCAGTGTGCCGGCCGCCGGCCGCGCCGAACTGACCGTCTACAACACCGCCGGCCAGGAGGTGACCCGTCTGGTTGACGGCGCCCTCGCCGCCGGCGAGCATACGGTGACATGGGACGGCCGCGATCGCACGGGATACCCGGTTGCCTCCGGCGTCTACTACTACCGCCTCGCCGCCGGCGACCAGCAGCACACCAAGAAAATGGTTCTGCTGAAGTAG
- a CDS encoding TPM domain-containing protein, whose product MKKLIPIAAALAASALAAAATLPSYTGPINDQAGILDNRAVEQLEAKVLAYRDASGHEIGVLIVPSLEGRGIEDYAHDVFRAWGIGKKGQDNGVLFLAAIEDKRARVEVGYGLEEALTDLEAGRLVSRNSPMAQQFRQGDYAGGVAAVVDGIIEAIGGEYAPPESDESPAAAIFPLLVMGLILIVALANAASRRGISGRRFGGPFLGGFGGGFGGGGGGGGGFSFGGGSSGGGGASGGW is encoded by the coding sequence GTGAAGAAGCTTATTCCGATAGCCGCGGCTCTCGCGGCCTCCGCTCTGGCGGCGGCCGCCACCCTGCCGTCGTACACCGGCCCGATCAACGATCAGGCCGGCATCCTCGATAACCGGGCCGTCGAACAGCTCGAGGCCAAGGTCCTGGCCTACCGCGACGCTTCGGGACACGAGATCGGCGTCCTCATTGTGCCGTCGCTGGAGGGCCGGGGGATCGAGGACTACGCGCACGACGTCTTCCGTGCCTGGGGGATCGGCAAGAAGGGACAGGACAACGGCGTGCTCTTCCTCGCGGCGATCGAGGACAAGCGGGCGCGGGTGGAGGTCGGCTATGGTCTGGAGGAGGCGCTGACCGATCTGGAGGCCGGGCGGCTGGTCAGCCGCAATTCGCCGATGGCGCAGCAATTCCGGCAGGGGGACTACGCCGGAGGGGTGGCGGCAGTCGTGGACGGGATCATTGAAGCCATCGGCGGGGAGTACGCCCCGCCCGAGAGCGACGAGAGCCCCGCCGCCGCGATTTTTCCGCTCCTGGTCATGGGGCTGATCCTGATCGTGGCGCTTGCGAACGCGGCCAGTCGGCGGGGGATCAGCGGCCGCCGGTTTGGCGGGCCGTTCCTCGGCGGATTCGGCGGCGGATTCGGCGGCGGCGGCGGCGGCGGCGGTGGATTCAGCTTCGGCGGCGGATCCTCCGGCGGCGGCGGCGCCAGCGGAGGATGGTAG
- a CDS encoding NmrA/HSCARG family protein, with product MTAEKKILVTGVTGAQGGSVARHLLRRGRFAVRGLTRHPESPQAKDLARRGVEIAAGDMGDPQSLVRAMDGCWGVFGVTNFWEHFHREFELGRNLIRAVAETRPEFFIYSSLPNPRKLGRGEYDVPHLELKARLEDEIRALPLRSAFTHVAFYYENYMIFSMLQRAEDGSLSFGFPQGETKLAMVGTEDIGGVVAPLFERPDEFAGRQVGVVGDDRPPAEYAQALARALEVPVSYRHIPREEYAQFPFPGAQELANMFDMNRRYITERTADLEESRKLYPGIRDFDAWVRENREFFASLLEPAR from the coding sequence GTGACGGCAGAGAAGAAGATTCTGGTAACCGGGGTGACCGGGGCGCAGGGGGGCAGCGTGGCGAGGCACCTCCTGCGGCGGGGGCGGTTCGCGGTGCGCGGGCTGACGCGCCATCCCGAGTCGCCGCAGGCAAAGGACCTGGCGCGCCGGGGCGTCGAAATCGCCGCCGGCGACATGGGCGACCCGCAGAGTCTGGTGCGGGCGATGGACGGGTGCTGGGGCGTGTTCGGCGTCACCAACTTCTGGGAGCACTTCCACCGCGAGTTCGAACTCGGGCGCAACCTGATCCGGGCGGTCGCGGAAACCAGGCCCGAATTCTTCATCTACAGCTCCCTGCCCAATCCGCGGAAACTCGGCCGGGGGGAGTACGACGTGCCGCACCTTGAGCTCAAGGCGCGCCTGGAAGATGAGATCCGCGCCCTGCCCCTCCGGTCGGCCTTCACCCACGTGGCGTTCTACTACGAAAACTACATGATCTTCTCCATGCTCCAGCGGGCCGAGGACGGGTCTTTGTCCTTCGGATTTCCGCAGGGCGAGACGAAGCTGGCGATGGTGGGCACGGAAGATATTGGGGGCGTGGTGGCCCCGCTGTTCGAGCGCCCGGACGAGTTCGCCGGGCGGCAGGTGGGGGTGGTGGGGGACGACCGGCCGCCGGCCGAGTACGCCCAGGCGCTCGCGCGGGCACTCGAGGTCCCGGTGAGCTACCGCCACATCCCGCGCGAGGAGTATGCCCAATTCCCATTCCCGGGCGCCCAGGAGCTGGCCAACATGTTCGACATGAACCGGCGGTACATCACCGAGCGGACAGCCGATCTCGAGGAGAGCCGGAAGCTCTATCCCGGGATCCGGGACTTCGATGCGTGGGTGCGGGAGAACCGGGAGTTCTTCGCCTCCCTTCTGGAACCGGCGCGGTGA